The genome window ACACGGTGCAAAACAGTTGGAATGTAAGACACTGCtaataaggaagaaaggaggatggGTCATTGGGTGTGTGGCAAGGAGAAACTGAGATTACACTCAGGTTTTAGGCCCAAGTGATTCGAGCAGAGGGTTTGGGCTATTTCCAGGGCCCTGAGCTGTGGGCAGGAGCTTGGAATACGGGTGATTTTCTCAAGAATATATCGCGCCTTCTTTCCCCATTTATCTACACCACAGTACCGGGCCAAATGCCCCTGCCTCCATTTCTGAGAAAGGCCTCCTCCTCCTCGGGGAAGCCTCTGGCTGTTTCCCTCCCGATGTTGCCCAGAGCCTATCGATAAGGAAGAACCCCTGCTGATGACACCCCCTTCTCTCTTGGCCAGTTAGTGTTGATTATTTAAACTGGTTAATTTCGAACCCTTTCCCAAGCAGAAGGCTCATCAGCTGGCCCAGActcccctgtccctttctcaGAAAACGTTCCCGGTCAGCTCAGTGGGCTCGAAGCAAAGAAACCAAGTTGACCCCAGGAGGCCATTTTCTTCCAACAGAAGCCGAGGCTCCGGGGCGAGGCTTTCCTGCCCCGGGTCTCGGGGGAACCCTGGGCTCACACCCGACGCTTCCCGGATCCCGGTCCAGGTGAGGGGCTCGGGCAATGCCCACCATTTTGCAGGGTCCTTGGCGCAGCGGCCGCCCTGGAAGATTAGTCTGGGGGTGGGAGTCGCCCTCGGGTCCCAAGGCCAGTCCGAGGGTGGACGTCACCCGGGACTCGAACCTGCCTTCTCATCTTCTGAGGCCTAGTGCGAAGTTGCTGCGCTAGAGCAGTCACACTTTCCCTTTAAGGCGGGactttttatccttcatttgtttacttcttcATGCGCTGTTctttttttatgaaatatttttataatattctccGCAAATGTCAGTCCCAGGCACTAACCACACAACTTAAAACCATTACTAAAATCTTAAGAATCAAAAGTTATTAGCTGTGGGCCAACATCTCTCTTTATACGATTTAATCCTTTTTTTACACGTTAGGGACTACTTTTTAGGAATAAACCATTTTCGCTTTcgttaacaaatgtttattatctTCAGAACCCTTACGCTAAGGACAGGTATACGATAATAGCCTTTAAAACGCACCGTTTCATAAAACTGTTCCGTGTGAACCCGTAGAGACCATAGAATCTTCTCGTATTCCTGAAGCAGAATGGTACGGTCCAGAACCCGCCCCATCTTCTCTGCGATTGGTCTTTCTTCCTCGGCAAGGCGTCTGCCTCTTGACCAATGGTCACTCAAATTTCTTTAGTAAGGGATAAGCCATGGAAGGAGGTGTCCTGAAAGACGCTCCCTACACGTTCTGGGATTGGCTACGTCGCACGGCGCGCGAGGACAGCGGGCCTGAAAGATAGGAACTACGACTCCCATCTTCCGGCGATAGGGACTCCGTTACGCATGCGCGTAGGCGGGGCGAACAGGCCTCTATATAAAAGGGGCGCAGAGGGCTGGGAGGCAGCAGTTGGAAGTTGGCAGGTGGAGTGGAAGGTTGGGAGGGGAAGTTGGGGGAGGAGGCGGAAGAGGAGCTgtaggaagggggagggaggaagggagggaggaaaagaggaggCGGAGAACTGAGGAGAGCAGAGCTTCGAGCCAAAGGGGAGATGAGTTTGTCTGTCCTCGGCTGAGGCTCCGGCCGGGCCTAGGGAACTGGGAGTTCGGGTTGGAGCGACACCCGTGGAAGTGGGAGGAGGTGACTCTGGGACTTTAACCCCTTGTGGGCTCTGCGGCAGGGGATTTAACCCTTTGTGGATGCGGCCCCTCGGAGGCAGCGTCATCTGGTAGTTTTAACCCCTTCGGGGCTGGGTTTAACCCGTTGGACTTAATCTCATCGCTTTGCCCACCAACTCCTCGGACGTGGGGGCGCTTCTCCGCCCATTACTGCTGCTGCATCCCCTTGGACCCGCTAAGCTGCCCGCATTGTGGGGGCTTAACCCTTTAGTGACTTGGGTTCCCCGAAATTGCAATTGGAGTTTCCTGACAGGATTGGCGAAAGGCATCGCTGCAAGAATTACAGACCGAAGAGGACTCTATtggagaacattttttttctttaaagaaaaacctCTCTTTTTCCTTAAGGACTTACAGCCCACAATTTTCAAACTTCGAGAAGAGGACTGTATCAACATGGCCGAGCCACTTCTGTCAGAATATCAGCATAAGCCTCAAACTAGCAACTGTACAGGTGCTGATGCTGTCCACGAAGAACGGAACCCGGATCGCCCCCCAGGAGCGGAGGAACGTGTGCCCGAGGAGGACAGTAGGTGGCAACCGAGAGCGTCCCCCCGATCGGGTGGCGGTCGGGAGCAGGAGGGGGAAGGGACCCTGGAGCGCCAGCCACCACCTCTGCAGACCCAGGTCTGTCCAGAACCTAGTTGTCCGGAAGTGGGTGAGAAGGGCCAGAATGGGGATGACCTGTCCGCTGGTGGAACTCCCCCACCGGCAGCCGGCGGGGAACCGAGGCCCGAGGCCGAGGCGCTCACCCAGCCGTGTCTTGACTCTGAGGCCAACAAGTTGGGGGCTCCTGCCGCAATGGGCGAAGAGGAgtgggggcagcagcagagacAACTTGGCAAGAAAAAGCATAGGAGACGCCCCTCCAAGAAGAAACGGCATTGGAAACCGTACTACAAGCTGACctgggaggagaagaaaaagtttGACGAGAAACAGAGCCTGCGAGCTTCAAGGATTCGAGCCGAGATGTTTGCCAAGGGCCAGCCAGTCGCGCCCTACAACACCACTCAGTTCCTCATGGATGATCACGACCAGGAGGAGCCAGATCTCAAAACCGGCCTGTACCCAAGGCGGGCCGCCGCCAAATCCGACGACACCAGCGATGAGGACTTTATGGAAGAAGCGGGCGAGGAGGATGGGGGCAGCGACGGGATGGGAGGAGATGGCAGCGAGTTTCTGCAGCGGGACTTCTCGGAGACTTACGAGCGGTACCACGCAGAGAGCTTGCAAAACATGAGCAAGCAGGAGCTCATCAAGGAGTACCTGGAGCTGGAGAAGTGCCTCTCGCGCATGGAGGACGAGAATAACCGGCTGCGGCTGGAAAGCAAGCGACTGGGTGGCGACGACGCGCGTGTgcgggagctggagctggagctggccCGGCTGCGCGCCGAGAACCTCCAGCTGCTGACAGAGAACGAACTGCACCGGCAGCAGGAGCGAGCGCCCTTGGCCAAGTTCGGAGACTAGACAAACTTTTGAGGGGGGGGGTGGTAATGGGGACTTTTTACACTGATGGAGAATGTAACATTATATACATCTGTATATAAGACAGTGGTCCTTTTTAATGACACATAATCCTAAAAGAAATCCCCCCTAGCTTTGGTTGATTTGGTAAATTTAGCTATGATGTAGAGCTTGTGTGCTTTTTCCTATTCTTTATGTGAAACTGAAgggttgctttctttgttttcctttttagaaattttttttatgtgTAAGTAATTTGACCAAGTCATACAAt of Manis javanica isolate MJ-LG chromosome 4, MJ_LKY, whole genome shotgun sequence contains these proteins:
- the HEXIM1 gene encoding protein HEXIM1 yields the protein MAEPLLSEYQHKPQTSNCTGADAVHEERNPDRPPGAEERVPEEDSRWQPRASPRSGGGREQEGEGTLERQPPPLQTQVCPEPSCPEVGEKGQNGDDLSAGGTPPPAAGGEPRPEAEALTQPCLDSEANKLGAPAAMGEEEWGQQQRQLGKKKHRRRPSKKKRHWKPYYKLTWEEKKKFDEKQSLRASRIRAEMFAKGQPVAPYNTTQFLMDDHDQEEPDLKTGLYPRRAAAKSDDTSDEDFMEEAGEEDGGSDGMGGDGSEFLQRDFSETYERYHAESLQNMSKQELIKEYLELEKCLSRMEDENNRLRLESKRLGGDDARVRELELELARLRAENLQLLTENELHRQQERAPLAKFGD